In Pelodiscus sinensis isolate JC-2024 chromosome 2, ASM4963464v1, whole genome shotgun sequence, the following proteins share a genomic window:
- the LOC102459179 gene encoding C-C chemokine receptor type 9, translating into MSMATQSDLTKLDYHTAYSSVSPLYTNPFNHTDIVCGKNFIRQFAQTFLPLFFWIIFCIGTVGNALVILVYWKYRHRKRTTDRYLLHLAIADLLLLFTLPLWAKAATSGWIFKNFMCKVVNSMYKINFYSCMLFLMSISYERYFTIVQEMKAKNSKQKRLLRSKLVIFGIWLIAIGLCIPEIVYSETKQANDIITCKMTYPPSVTRTIKVTVLSLKIIVGFLLPLFVILTCYAFIIHALLQAKRSPKQKSLKIIILIITAFLLSQLPYNSILLVKTINTYTMVRYDCNTSDNIDLAFQITQSIAFLHSCLNPFLYVFAGERFRKALFKILEGETQCSRKRREWSSSVYDSQECNSNRSSML; encoded by the exons ATGAGCATG GCCACCCAGAGTGACTTGACTAAACTGGATTATCATACGGCTTATAGTTCGGTGTCACCTCTGTACACCAATCCATTTAACCACACAGACATTGTATGTGGAAAAAATTTCATACGGCAATTTGCTCAGACTTTCCTGCCATTGTTTTTCTGGATTATATTCTGCATTGGAACAGTGGGCAATGCCTTAGTCATCTTGGTCTACTGGAAATACAGACACAGGAAGCGCACCACTGATAGATATCTGCTACATCTTGCCATTGCTGATCTGCTGCTCCTTTTCACACTCCCTTTGTGGGCTAAAGCAGCTACAAGTGGTTGGATCTTTAAGAATTTCATGTGTAAAGTTGTCAATAGCATGTACAAGATCAACTTCTACAGCTGTATGTTGTTTCTAATGAGCATTAGTTATGAAAGGTACTTTACAATAGTCCAGGAAATGAAAGCTAAGAACTCGAAGCAAAAAAGGCTTCTGCGCAGCAAACTAGTTATCTTTGGCATTTGGCTTATTGCAATAGGCTTGTGCATCCCAGAAATAGTGTACAGTGAAACTAAGCAAGCTAATGATATAATTACTTGCAAAATGACATATCCTCCCAGTGTTACACGAACCATCAAAGTTACTGTCCTATCTTTGAAAATCATAGTAGGgttcctccttcctctctttgtcaTACTTACTTGTTATGCTTTTATAATCCATGCCCTTCTTCAAGCCAAAAGATCCccaaaacaaaaatcattaaagatCATCATCCTTATTATCACAGCTTTCCTCCTCTCCCAGTTGCCCTACAACAGCATTTTGCTGGTTAAAACTATCAACACCTACACCATGGTCAGATATGACTGCAACACCTCGGACAACATTGACCTTGCATTCCAGATAACTCAGAGCATTGCCTTCCTTCACAGCTGCCTGAACCCTTTCCTCTATGTATTTGCTGGGGAGAGATTCCGTAAAGCCCTCTTTAAAATTTTGGAGGGTGAGACTCAGTGCAGTAGAAAGAGAAGAGAATGGAGCTCTTCTGTTTACGATAGCCAGGAATGTAACTCAAATAGGTCATCTATGTTATAA